One genomic segment of Aquipluma nitroreducens includes these proteins:
- a CDS encoding HU family DNA-binding protein, whose translation MNKAQLIDAIAEKAGLTKADAKKALDAFVDATSDALKNGDRVALIGFGSFSVASRSARTGRNPQSGATIEIPEKKVVKFKPGAELADTI comes from the coding sequence ATGAACAAAGCACAATTAATCGATGCAATTGCTGAAAAAGCTGGTTTAACAAAAGCAGATGCTAAAAAAGCATTAGATGCTTTCGTTGATGCCACATCTGATGCCTTAAAAAATGGCGATCGTGTAGCTCTTATTGGATTTGGCTCTTTCTCAGTTGCTTCGCGCAGCGCAAGGACCGGCAGAAACCCACAATCTGGTGCAACAATTGAAATCCCTGAAAAGAAAGTTGTTAAATTTAAACCAGGTGCTGAATTAGCTGATACTATCTAG
- the tsaD gene encoding tRNA (adenosine(37)-N6)-threonylcarbamoyltransferase complex transferase subunit TsaD, with protein MNKEKDIFILGIESSCDDTSASVLQNGVLLSNIIAGQKVHEAYGGVVPELASRAHQQNIVPVVDQAIKQAGLKNEDITAIAFTRGPGLLGSLLVGTSFAKGFSLATGAPMIEINHLQAHVLAHFIQEKDTPYDPPKFPFLCLLVSGGNSQIILVKDYLDMEVIGQTIDDAAGEAFDKCAKVMGLPYPGGPFVDKLAKEGNPDAFKFSKPRIQNFDYSFSGLKTSFLYFLRDQLKENENFIEERKADLCASLQKTIIDILLDKLIKAAKETGINEITVAGGVSANSGLRNALMETAAKRRWKMHIPKFAFTTDNAAMIAMTGHFKYLKGEFIGMDAVPFARMDIKV; from the coding sequence ATGAACAAAGAAAAGGACATCTTCATTTTAGGAATCGAATCATCATGCGATGATACTTCGGCTTCGGTTCTACAGAATGGCGTTTTGCTTTCAAATATCATTGCAGGGCAAAAGGTTCACGAAGCATACGGAGGCGTGGTCCCGGAACTTGCCAGCCGCGCACATCAACAAAACATTGTTCCGGTGGTCGATCAGGCCATTAAGCAGGCTGGCCTCAAAAATGAGGACATCACAGCAATTGCTTTTACCCGTGGTCCAGGATTATTGGGTTCGTTGTTGGTTGGAACTTCTTTCGCCAAAGGGTTTTCGCTTGCAACAGGCGCACCGATGATTGAAATCAACCACCTTCAGGCACACGTTCTGGCACATTTTATTCAGGAAAAAGACACACCATACGATCCTCCAAAGTTCCCATTCCTATGTTTGTTGGTTTCGGGTGGCAATTCGCAGATTATTTTGGTGAAAGATTACCTCGACATGGAAGTGATTGGCCAAACCATTGACGATGCTGCCGGTGAGGCATTTGACAAATGCGCCAAAGTAATGGGTCTTCCCTACCCCGGAGGTCCGTTTGTCGATAAGCTGGCTAAAGAGGGCAATCCGGATGCTTTTAAATTCTCAAAACCACGCATTCAGAACTTCGATTATAGTTTCAGCGGATTAAAAACAAGTTTTCTGTACTTCCTTCGCGACCAACTGAAAGAAAACGAAAACTTCATTGAAGAACGAAAAGCCGACTTGTGTGCTTCGTTGCAAAAAACGATTATCGATATTTTGCTCGATAAACTGATTAAAGCGGCCAAAGAAACCGGCATCAACGAAATTACTGTTGCAGGCGGTGTTTCGGCCAATTCAGGATTACGAAATGCACTGATGGAGACTGCGGCAAAACGTCGCTGGAAAATGCACATCCCTAAATTTGCGTTCACCACCGACAATGCAGCCATGATTGCAATGACCGGACATTTCAAATATTTGAAAGGTGAGTTTATCGGAATGGATGCTGTTCCTTTTGCACGAATGGACATAAAAGTGTAA
- a CDS encoding TrmH family RNA methyltransferase, producing MDADLIQFLSGFITPERLTLFNKILSQRTNYLTVVLEDLYQTQNTSAVVRTADCFGIQNVHVIENKHAFEVNPDVVRGASNWVSVIQHNGTAMNTPEALQKLRSEGYRIVVATPHDHDVALENFDLEKGKAAIVFGCERPGLTEWAMKEADEYMKIPMVGFTESLNVSVAVAVTLHHLTHQLRNHTDIDWHLTDIEKQEILLNWLRTSIKRVDLLEAKFEELNK from the coding sequence ATGGATGCCGACTTGATTCAGTTTCTTTCAGGATTTATTACTCCCGAAAGACTTACTTTATTTAATAAAATACTCTCTCAGCGAACGAATTACCTGACAGTTGTACTTGAAGATTTGTACCAGACTCAGAATACCAGTGCAGTAGTTCGCACTGCCGATTGTTTCGGCATTCAAAATGTTCATGTCATTGAAAATAAGCACGCTTTTGAGGTTAATCCCGATGTGGTGCGTGGTGCAAGCAATTGGGTTTCGGTAATCCAACACAATGGTACCGCGATGAATACTCCGGAAGCACTTCAGAAATTACGAAGTGAGGGTTATCGGATAGTTGTTGCAACTCCACACGATCATGATGTTGCTTTGGAGAATTTTGATCTGGAAAAAGGAAAAGCCGCCATTGTTTTTGGTTGCGAACGTCCCGGACTTACCGAATGGGCCATGAAAGAGGCCGACGAATACATGAAAATCCCGATGGTTGGCTTTACCGAAAGCCTGAATGTTTCGGTTGCAGTAGCGGTAACTTTACATCATTTGACCCACCAACTTCGTAATCACACTGACATTGATTGGCATTTGACTGATATCGAAAAACAAGAAATACTACTCAATTGGCTTCGCACGTCGATAAAACGGGTAGATTTACTCGAAGCGAAATTTGAAGAATTGAATAAATAA